Proteins from a genomic interval of Musa acuminata AAA Group cultivar baxijiao chromosome BXJ1-9, Cavendish_Baxijiao_AAA, whole genome shotgun sequence:
- the LOC135594138 gene encoding glycine-rich RNA-binding protein GRP2A-like: MAPKKKKNRRRDSKSKTQPGSSSGTVPSPPQDSPPVTTELHDEASTSQEPTSSAAPEGATPASPSVASVGPHSRSQGEEVVEERGVDEADPQMAALADSVDNMTVADEYGLGWLVRGIGTLGSTFPELMSMTRELEDLPDNQERQEVMADLTESLEAVGNIFRGYTNLLKRTVRILEQERSHRREGGGGASGGGGGSSTAGGGGGGSRTAGGGGGGSSTAGGGGGGSSTAGGGGGGRSTRGGGGGGSNTAGGGGGGSSTAGGGGGGSSTAGGGGESGGATST; the protein is encoded by the coding sequence ATGGcacccaagaagaagaagaaccgtcGCCGGGACTCCAAGTCCAAGACGCAGCCGGGCTCCTCCAGCGGCACCGTCCCGTCTCCGCCCCAAGATTCTCCCCCGGTCACTACGGAGCTCCACGATGAAGCCAGCACCTCTCAAGAACCCACCTCTTCCGCCGCCCCCGAGGGTGCAACCCCCGCGTCTCCTTCAGTCGCATCCGTCGGCCCCCACTCCCGCTCGCAAGGGGAAGAAGTAGTAGAAGAAAGAGGCGTCGACGAGGCTGATCCCCAGATGGCCGCTCTTGCAGATTCTGTAGACAACATGACGGTCGCCGACGAGTATGGCCTGGGATGGCTCGTGCGTGGCATTGGCACGCTGGGTTCCACCTTCCCGGAGCTAATGTCGATGACCAGAGAGTTAGAAGATTTGCCGGATAACCAAGAAAGACAGGAAGTAATGGCTGATCTCACCGAATCCTTAGAGGCTGTGGGGAATATTTTCAGAGGTTACACCAATTTGCTGAAGAGAACGGTGAGGATTCTCGAGCAGGAACGCAGCCACCGCAGAGAAGGCGGCGGCGGTGCatctggcggcggcggtggcagcagtactgcgggtggtggtggcggtggcagcAGAACTgcgggtggtggtggcggtggcagcAGTACTgcgggtggtggtggcggtggtagcAGTACTgcgggtggtggtggcggtggcagaAGTACTaggggtggtggtggcggtggtagcAATACTGcgggtggtggtggaggtggcaGCAGTACTgcgggtggtggtggcggtggcagcAGTACTGCGGGTGGTGGCGGTGAGTCTGGCGGTGCAACCAGCACTTGA
- the LOC103998783 gene encoding phosphomannomutase yields MAARKPGVIALFDVDGTLTAPRKLITPQMLEFMRELREVVTVGVVGGSDLVKITEQLGKTVIHDYDYVFSENGLLAHKNGELIGRQSLKSFLGEDKLKEFINFTLHYIADLDIPIKRGTFIEFRSGMLNVSPIGRNCSQEERYEFEKYDKVHNIRPKMVSVLREKFAHMDLTFSIGGQISFDVFPRGWDKTYSLKYLGEFQEIHFFGDKTYKGGNDYEIYESKRTVGHTVTSPDDTAAQCRSLFLGN; encoded by the exons ATGGCTGCGAGGAAACCCGGCGTCATCGCGCTGTTCGACGTCGATGGAACGCTCACCGCCCCGCGGAAG CTGATCACGCCGCAAATGCTGGAGTTCATGCGGGAACTCAGGGAG GTTGTAACTGTAGGTGTTGTTGGAGGATCGGACCTTGTTAAGATAACAGAGCAACTTGGAAAAACAG TTATACACGACTATGATTATGTATTCTCAGAAAATGGCCTTCTTGCTCACAAAAATGGGGAACTAATTGGTCGACAG AGTTTGAAGTCATTTCTTGGTGAAGATAAACTAAAG GAATTCATCAATTTTACCCTCCATTACATTGCCGACTTGGATATCCCAATAAAAAG GGGGACATTTATTGAGTTCCGTAGTGGAATGCTTAATGTCTCTCCAATAGGGAGGAATTGCAGCCAAGAAGAGCGCTATGAATTTGAAAAATATGATAAG GTTCACAACATACGGCCAAAGATGGTCTCTGTGCTACGTGAAAAGTTTGCACATATGGATCTGACTTTTTCAATTGGTGGACAAATAAGTTTTGAT GTTTTCCCACGAGGCTGGGACAAGACTTACAGTTTAAAATACCTTGGTGAATTTCAAGAAATCCACTTTTTTGGTGACAAAACCTACAAG GGGGGAAATGACTATGAAATTTATGAATCGAAACGAACTGTTGGTCATACAG TAACAAGTCCAGATGATACAGCAGCACAGTGCAGATCTCTCTTTCTGGGAAATTAA
- the LOC103998782 gene encoding WD repeat-containing protein RUP2-like: protein MNHFPAVSGPPQEPSEQQQQAAHEERARCKWNFRLSAAVSPAATGAISDAIGTVEFDPTDRLLAAGGIARKIRIYGLRSLLPEERGPSPTFSDHSTACRLCICTPAKLSRLRWRPDSSGRIIGSGDYDGVVTEYDVERGFPVFERDEHAGRRVWCVDYSVDGALGASGSDDGTVQLWDSRCADGGCTAVARADGAVCSVEFDPEGGPWVGVGSADRHAYVFDLRAVSAGPVAALRGHGRTVTYVRFAPGGRRVVTSGIDGSHRLWDWAEGRQVRAYRGHANSRNFIGMSVWRGAGLIGSGSESNEVFVYDLRWGEPIWVQGFGNRGEEGQSRDGFVGVASWRQSAAGDGEGALAAGGSDGVLQVFVGRKMTESD, encoded by the coding sequence ATGAACCATTTCCCAGCAGTCTCCGGTCCGCCGCAGGAGCCGTCGGAACAGCAACAGCAAGCTGCACATGAAGAGAGAGCTCGGTGCAAATGGAACTTCCGTCTCTCGGCTGCTGTCTCCCCGGCGGCCACCGGAGCCATCTCCGACGCCATCGGCACCGTCGAGTTCGACCCCACCGACCGCCTCCTCGCCGCAGGCGGCATCGCTAGAAAGATCAGGATATACGGCCTCCGCAGCTTGCTGCCGGAAGAGCGCGGTCCGAGCCCCACCTTCTCCGACCACTCGACTGCCTGTCGGCTGTGTATCTGCACGCCGGCCAAGCTCAGCAGGTTGCGGTGGCGGCCCGACTCGAGTGGCCGCATCATTGGTTCCGGCGACTACGACGGCGTGGTCACCGAGTACGACGTGGAGCGGGGCTTCCCCGTGTTCGAGCGTGACGAGCATGCCGGGCGCCGCGTCTGGTGCGTGGACTACTCCGTTGACGGGGCCCTCGGCGCTTCGGGGTCCGACGACGGCACCGTGCAGCTATGGGACTCGAGGTGCGCCGACGGCGGATGCACGGCGGTCGCACGCGCCGACGGAGCGGTCTGCAGCGTGGAATTTGACCCGGAGGGCGGGCCGTGGGTCGGGGTGGGGAGCGCCGACCGGCACGCGTACGTGTTCGATCTGCGGGCGGTCTCTGCAGGGCCAGTGGCGGCGCTCAGAGGGCATGGGCGGACGGTGACGTACGTGCGGTTCGCGCCGGGAGGGCGGCGGGTGGTCACGTCGGGGATTGACGGCTCCCACCGACTGTGGGACTGGGCGGAGGGGAGGCAAGTCCGGGCGTACCGAGGCCACGCCAACTCGCGTAACTTCATCGGCATGTCGGTGTGGCGCGGCGCGGGGCTCATCGGGAGCGGGTCGGAGAGCAACGAGGTGTTCGTGTACGATCTCCGGTGGGGGGAGCCAATATGGGTGCAGGGCTTCGGGAACCGAGGGGAGGAGGGGCAGAGCCGCGACGGGTTCGTCGGGGTGGCGAGCTGGAGGCAATCGGCGGCAGGGGACGGCGAGGGCGCGCTCGCCGCAGGCGGATCCGATGGGGTGTTGCAGGTGTTCGTTGGGAGGAAGATGACGGAATCTGACTGA